The Ciconia boyciana chromosome 2, ASM3463844v1, whole genome shotgun sequence genome has a segment encoding these proteins:
- the LOC140648189 gene encoding C-C chemokine receptor type 5-like, which yields MENHTMDLADLALTTEFDYSDSAPCMGTEEKHFAANLLPPLYSLVVIFGLTGNLLVVLILVKYKRLKSMTDIYLLNLAISDLLFIFSLPFWAYYAVHDWIFGEALCRILSGVYLLGFYSGIFFIILLTLDRYLAIVHAVFALKARTVTYGILTSALTWAIAICASVPGIVFHKTQKENSRYTCSAHYPSEQRNAWKQFLTLKMNILGLVIPMLIMICSYTQIIKTLLQCRNEKKHKAVRLIFIIMIVYFFFWAPYNICILLRDFQGTFSITTCEGSGQLHKATQVTETISMIHCCINPVIYAFAGEKFRKYLHRFFRKQIAFHFSKYCPVFYVDTAERASSTYTQSTGEQEVSAAL from the coding sequence ATGGAAAACCATACCATGGACTTAGCTGACTTGGCACTGACAACAGAATTCGACTACAGCGATTCAGCGCCATGCATGGGAACTGAGGAAAAGCACTTTGCAGCAAACCTTTTGCCACCACTTTATTCTTTGGTGGTGATATTTGGCCTCACGGGCAACTTGCTTGTTGTCCTTATCCTGGTGAAATACAAGAGACTGAAGAGTATGACTGACATCTACCTGCTCAATTTGGCAATTTCTGATTTgctgtttatattttctctccctttttggGCTTATTATGCTGTTCACGACTGGATTTTTGGAGAGGCGCTGTGCAGAATTCTCTCAGGTGTCTACCTCCTTGGCTTCTACAGcggcatttttttcataattctgtTGACCCTAGACAGGTATTTGGCCATAGTGCATGCAGTGTTTGCTTTAAAAGCTAGGACAGTTACCTATGGCATCCTCACCAGCGCCCTCACTTGGGCTATTGCTATTTGCGCTTCTGTTCCTGGGATAGTATTTCACAAAactcaaaaggaaaattcacGTTATACTTGCAGTGCTCATTACCCAtcagagcagagaaatgcaTGGAAGCAGTTCCTGACCTTAAAAATGAACATCCTGGGACTTGTTATTCCAATGTTAATTATGATCTGCAGCTACACACAAATTATAAAGACCTTACTGCAATGTAGGAATGAGAAGAAACATAAAGCAGTCAGGCTTATTTTTATCATCATGAttgtctacttttttttctgggcacCATACAACATTTGCATTCTGTTGCGTGATTTTCAAGGTACATTTTCCATCACTACCTGTGAAGGCAGTGGTCAACTGCACAAAGCAACCCAAGTGACAGAAACAATCTCAATGATCCACTGTTGTATCAACCCTGTAATTTATGCCTTCGCTGGAGAAAAATTTAGGAAGTATCTTCATAGATTTTTCCGAAAGCAGATTGCATTCCACTTCTCTAAATACTGCCCCGTCTTCTATGTTGACACAGCTGAACGGGCTAGCTCCACCTACACACAATCTACTGGAGAACAAGAAGTTTCTGCTGCATTGTAA